The nucleotide sequence GAAGTTCTTCCTATTCCAAAAGCATTTTCAAAAGCAAATGAGATAGTATTTGCTTGAACAGAGTTGAATACTAATCCATAAGTTATTGATATTAAAACAGCAAATACTAAACCAAGCCATCTGCAGTGAAGAGCTTTTTCAATATAGTAAGCAGGTCCTCCTTTAAAAGCTGTTCCATTTTTTTCCTTATAGACTTGTGCTATTGTACTTTCAACAAAGGCTGATGCAGAACCTAAAAGAGCTATAAGCCACATCCAGAAAACTGCTCCAGGTCCTCCAGCAGCAACAGCAAGAGCAACTCCTGCTAGGTTTCCTGTTCCGACTCTTGAAGCTGTACTTATACAAAATGCTTGGAATGAAGATATTCCATGTTTAGCTTCTCCTGTTCCTTCTTTTAAAAGGATAACCATTTCTTTCATCATTCTAAATTGAACAAAATTATTTTTTAATGTAAAATAAATTCCAGCTCCAATAAGAATAATAATAAGTAAATATGACCAGAAAATATTATTTAAAAAATTTACAATTGTAGATATTGCAGATATTATACCAAAATCCACTCTTAATCCCCCCTTAAATGTTAACAGTTAATTAATTAAAAAATTATATGAAAAGATTATAGCTTATTGACAAAATAAATGCAAATATTTTTTATAAAATATATAGATATTTTTTATAAATACTTCATAAATTAAAAGTATTTTATTTTTGTTTGTAAAAATTTTAAAGTCTAAAAAAATTTTATTTATTACAAGAAGTGGCTTTAGAATTTATAAATATATGATACAAAAGAAAAGCGCGATGAGTAATCGCGCTATTTTTTATAATAGTTCTATCATTTTATCAGCTGGATCTACAACATTAAGTTTTGTTGATGCAATAATTTCTTTTTTGATATAAGGGAAATGCGTACATGCTAAAATAATAGCTTTTGAATTTATCTCAGGTTCTATTTTTTCAAAGAAATTTAAAAGATCTTTTACAGCTGCTTTTTCCATGATGTTTTCTTTATCTCTATATTCTTCTATTTTATTTACAAGGCTTAAGAATCCAACTGAAAGAAATTTTATTTTAGGATTTATAGCTTTAATAAATTCTTCTATATTTTTAGTGGAGATACTATTTGCTGCCATAAGGAAAATAAAGTCATAGTCATTTCCTATAAGGCTATAAGCATCATAGGGTGTTATAATTTTAAAATTAATTTTTTCAGCGAGTTTTTTAAAATCTACAGCACTGCTTAATGAGTTGCAGTAGACAAAACAAGAATCCATATTATTTTTTTTCATGTGAATAAGTTTATTAAGTACGATATTTTCAAGTTCTTCTTTTGATAAAAATTGTAGTCTATCTTGTTCGTAACAGTTTTTTGAGATAGAATATCCGAAGGCATCAAAGCCCCTTTCTTTTAAAAGATTTACTCCCATTTCAGTATCAATTACAGTTCCTGCCATAACACCTATTTTTTTCATGACTCACCACCTGAATGAAAATATATTTATTAATATTTTAACATATAAAGATTTTAAAAACAATGTCTTGTAAATTTATATGGAAATACTGACTTTTTATACAAAGATTACATTAATTTTATCTTTCTGATTGATTTTTTTTTTCAGATAAGTTATTCTTTATGTATGTGATATTGTAGGAGGCCGAAAATGAAAAAAATTTTAACTTTATTTCTTTTAGTTATTCTTTTAACTTCTTGTGGAGACAAGGTTGATGATAAAGGTTTCTATATTGAGGGAAAAAATATTCGTATGAATAAAATAACAAAATCTTTTTATGATGAAGAAGGTTATGATATAGATGGTTATAATAAATATGGCTTTAATAGAAATGGTTATGATAAGCAAGGTTATAACTCACTTGGCTATGATAAAAATGGGATAAACAGAAGAGGGTTTGATGAAAATGGAGTTTATCATAATAAATATAGATTTGATAAAATGATGGAAGAAAAAGGTCTGAGTTTTGAAGAAGCAAAAGAATATATGGTCAAAAGATATTCTTTAAAGAATACATATATGTATTCAGCTGGAAAAAGTGAATTTGAAACTACAAAAGAATATATGATTCGTCTTCAGAAAGATCAGAAAAAATACTTAAATTTTCTTATAGATTCATATTTTATATATGATGCAGGAAGAATGAATATAGAATATAATGCAGACACTCAGGAAATGATTTTTACAGTTTATTCTTATGAAGATATAGAGACAGTAAAGGAAAGTGACGGAAAAACAGAAAGAAAAGTAAAACATTTTTCTATTCCATTTAAATCAAAAGAGGAATACCGTTTAAAAATGAGTGTAGAGGAAGCGAGAGACTTTGATAAAAGCAAGGTAAAAATAAGAATGATAGTAAGTCCTCTTTATGAAGCGATAGCTGGAGATACAAAGGTAATTAATGAATATGGAGCTCAGGAAAAAACAGAGAGAAATATTGATTATGACAGAAAAACAGATGATTATAGAAGTATCATAGGATATAGAATTTATGATGATAAAAAAGTATACTATGAGCAAATGATGGATATAAATATGAGGGAAGCTTTTATAAAATATGCAGAAACTCTTATTGATACAAAGGCAGTTCAGCAGCAGTATTACCCTGCAAGAATTTACAAGAAAGATGATAAAATACATTTTATAAAAGAGGAGTATATAAGAAATTCATTTAAAAATAAATTTATAAGATATATTTATGATTTAAAGACAAAGAAGATAGTAAAAGACAGAAAACTTGAAAATTATACAAGTTTTGATATAAGAAGAGAGTATAAAAATTGGCAGAAATTTTAATCAGAAAATAAAAAAGCCTGTGGATTTCCACAGGCTTTAATTTTTAGAACTATTTAACAGTAACAACATTAGCTGCTTGAGGTCCTTTTTGTCCCTCTTTAACATCAAAAGTTACTTTTTCTCCTTCTTCTAAAGTTTTGAATCCTTCTTTTTGAATTTCAGAGAAGTGTACGAATAAATCTTTTCCTTCTTCAGAAGTGATGAATCCGAATCCTTTTTCAGCATTAAACCATTTTACTGTACCTTTGTTCATTTAAAATACCTCCATAAAAATACTTTTTATTAGTGAATAGAAAAACAGATATTAGCTTTGATACTTAAAGTATTTTTATTAAAGATACTTATAATTCAAATCTATACTTCCTTTACTCTATTACAAGCAGATTATATCTTATTCTTTTTTATTTGTCAATATAATTTGCAGTAATTTTATAAAAATTATGTATTATAAAAGTCAGAATAATACTTTTTTCAGATTATTGTTTCTTTTTCCACTCTATAATCATATTTTTTGATTTTTCTACAATTTCTTCCATAGTATTATCTTCAGGGAAAACATCTCCAAGAACTTCTATTTCAACATTTCCAGATTTAGGGAAAGAACTTCCAAATGGCATAGCTTCATAGAATCCTTTTATTCCTATTACAGTTACAGGAATATTAAGCTCTTTTGAAAGAATTGCGAAGAATTTTTTAAATTCATGTACTTCTCCATCTCTCGTTCTTGCACCTTCAGGGAAAATTACAAGATTTTTATTTTCTTTTAAGACTTCAGCTGCAATCTGAAGACTTTCTTTCAGATTTTTATTGATATCAACTAGAACAATATTTCCACGGTCAGCAAAAAATCTTCTTATTGGTTTTTCAAAATGTTTTTTTATAGCAAAGAAGTAAGTATCTTTTGCTTGCTTGTAACTAAAAATATGTCCAAGAGCAAAGGCATCAGCAAAACTTTCATGGTTAAGAACATAAATTCTAGGTTCATTGCTTATTTTTTCCAATCCTTTTTTAGTAAGTCTCAAATAAAACTTAAAAATAGGTGCTGTAAGAATTCTAAATAATCCAACTGCCCAAGATTTTGGAAGCTGATAATCTATTTTTTCATTGAAGATATCTTTCCAATTTACACTTTCCTTATGATAAGCATTACTGTGAACTCTTATATATTCACAAATATCTCTTATAACTTTTATTCCACCAGCTTCATCTTCATTTACTGTAAAATCAAATGTTTTCTCAATGAAAGCATTCATTTCTACAACATCAAGGGAATCAAGACCTAAATCTATTTCTATATGAGAATCTGGAGTAATATCAAGATCATGTTCTTTTTTCA is from Fusobacterium perfoetens and encodes:
- a CDS encoding cold-shock protein codes for the protein MNKGTVKWFNAEKGFGFITSEEGKDLFVHFSEIQKEGFKTLEEGEKVTFDVKEGQKGPQAANVVTVK